In one Paraburkholderia megapolitana genomic region, the following are encoded:
- a CDS encoding ABC transporter permease — MAAWLEYTINGLIVGNIYALLAVGLALIFGVSHLINFAHGSVYMVGGFIGWLCLTRFGLPLPLALAAVIAGCGLLGIAIERIGLRPLQGAARIAPLLATIGISFVLDQCAQLIFGADPRPVPAPLPDWHLHVGGATLGALDLLIAGIGLAAAAVLYVFLRFTRLGWAVRATAQDRDAAQQMGVNVNGVNQAVFAIACALGGVSGLLVGMYYNSIDPSMGFQATLKGVVALLIGGLGNVPGAIAGSLLLGLVESYGVAIFGTSYRDLFAFVLLLVFLAWRPNGLFSNSRRMPSEPMTGTFLAAARAVRVPPLAVVALVAVAAVLPFVAASSYLLQTLTNAWLYAMLALSLTLVAGTVGQISLGHAALLVIGAYASALLSTDFGWSPAVTIPCAGLITAALGTLLVFPAFRLRGHYVSIATLGIGEVVSLVILNWESLTRGPLGITGIAPLPFVTSARAIYWFTLAVLVALGLLQVRLLRSHLGRTLRAIREDEVAARAHGIRPNRYKAMAFAFGGVAAGISGGISAHLYSYINHQTFDSQVSILALTMVILGGLGNVLGGVVGALALIGLPELFRWAADYRMLIYGLVLLLLVRFRPQGLLGTV; from the coding sequence ATGGCAGCATGGCTTGAATACACGATCAACGGGCTGATTGTCGGCAACATCTATGCGTTGCTCGCGGTCGGACTCGCGCTGATTTTCGGCGTCTCGCATCTGATCAATTTCGCGCATGGCTCGGTGTATATGGTCGGCGGTTTTATCGGCTGGCTGTGTCTCACGCGGTTTGGACTGCCGTTGCCGCTCGCGCTTGCCGCGGTGATCGCGGGTTGCGGGCTGCTCGGCATCGCTATCGAGCGCATTGGTCTGCGGCCGCTGCAAGGCGCTGCGCGCATTGCACCGCTGCTGGCGACGATCGGTATCAGCTTCGTGCTCGACCAGTGTGCGCAACTGATCTTCGGCGCCGACCCGCGGCCCGTGCCGGCGCCGCTGCCGGACTGGCATCTGCATGTGGGCGGTGCGACGCTCGGTGCGCTTGATCTGTTGATCGCCGGCATCGGTCTCGCCGCGGCTGCCGTGCTGTACGTGTTCCTGCGCTTCACGCGGCTTGGTTGGGCCGTACGCGCAACCGCTCAGGACCGCGATGCCGCACAGCAGATGGGCGTGAACGTGAACGGCGTGAACCAGGCGGTGTTCGCGATTGCGTGTGCGCTGGGTGGCGTGAGCGGCTTGCTCGTCGGCATGTACTACAACAGCATTGATCCGTCGATGGGTTTTCAGGCGACGCTGAAGGGCGTCGTCGCGCTGCTGATCGGCGGCCTTGGGAACGTGCCTGGCGCGATTGCGGGCAGCCTGCTGCTGGGGCTCGTCGAGAGTTATGGCGTGGCAATCTTCGGCACCAGTTATCGCGATCTGTTTGCGTTCGTGCTGCTGCTCGTGTTTCTTGCATGGCGACCGAACGGACTTTTCAGCAACAGCCGTCGCATGCCGTCGGAACCGATGACCGGTACGTTTCTCGCGGCGGCACGCGCGGTGCGTGTGCCGCCGCTGGCGGTCGTGGCGCTCGTTGCCGTTGCGGCCGTGTTGCCGTTCGTCGCGGCGTCGTCCTATCTGTTGCAGACGCTGACCAATGCGTGGCTCTACGCGATGCTTGCGCTGAGTCTCACGCTGGTGGCGGGTACCGTCGGGCAGATTTCGCTGGGACATGCTGCGCTGCTCGTGATCGGCGCGTATGCGTCGGCGTTGCTCTCGACGGACTTCGGCTGGTCGCCGGCCGTGACGATTCCATGCGCGGGGTTGATCACGGCCGCGCTCGGCACGTTGCTCGTCTTTCCGGCGTTCCGGCTTCGCGGACACTACGTATCGATCGCGACGCTCGGCATCGGCGAAGTGGTGAGCCTCGTGATCCTGAACTGGGAGAGCCTGACGCGCGGGCCACTTGGCATCACCGGTATCGCGCCGCTGCCGTTCGTGACGAGCGCGCGGGCCATCTACTGGTTCACACTTGCGGTGCTGGTCGCCCTCGGCCTGCTACAGGTGCGGCTGTTGCGCTCGCACCTGGGCCGCACGTTGCGCGCGATCCGCGAGGACGAAGTGGCGGCGCGGGCGCACGGCATCCGGCCGAACCGCTATAAGGCGATGGCGTTTGCGTTCGGCGGTGTTGCGGCGGGGATCAGCGGTGGTATCTCGGCGCATTTGTACAGCTATATCAACCATCAGACGTTCGATTCGCAGGTGTCGATCCTCGCCCTGACGATGGTGATACTCGGTGGCCTTGGCAACGTGCTTGGTGGCGTGGTCGGTGCGCTCGCGCTGATTGGCTTGCCCGAGCTGTTCCGCTGGGCGGCCGATTACCGGATGTTGATCTACGGGCTCGTGCTGTTGCTGCTGGTGCGTTTCAGGCCGCAGGGCCTGCTTGGAACCGTATGA